Below is a window of Roseivirga misakiensis DNA.
ATGTATACTACCCTGGCGATTCGGAACCGAAAGAATACTACTTGTCCATTCTTTTGGATCGTGCAAAAGGTTGCAACGTTATTATGGCTTCTACCGAAGGTGGTATGGACATTGAAACTGTAGCTGAAGAAACTCCGGAAAAGATTATCAAAGAGTGGATTGATCCTAACGTTGGACTACAAGGCTTTCAAGCTAGAAAAGTTGCATTTAAGTTAGGTCTCGAAGGGCAAGCCATGAAGGAGATGGTAAAATTCATCTTTTCTTTATATAAGGCTTATGAAAACAGCGATGCCTCTCAATTCGAAATCAATCCAGTTCTTAAAACATCAGACAATCAGATCTTAGCAGTAGATGCTAAGGTAAATCTAGATGACAACGGTCTTTTCAGACATAAAGACTTATTAGAATTAAGAGATGTTACTGAGGAAGACCCTGCAGAAGTTGAGGCTGGAGAATACGGTCTAAGCTATGTGAAGTTAGATGGTAACGTTGGATGTATGGTAAATGGTGCTGGTTTAGCTATGGCTACCATGGATATCATTAAATTATCTGGTGGAGAGCCAGCTAACTTTTTGGATGTTGGGGGAACTGCTAACGCTGAGACAGTTGAAGCTGGTTTCAGAATTATCATGAAGGACCCAAATGTGAAGGCAATCCTAATAAACATTTTTGGTGGTATCGTAAGATGTGACCGAGTAGCTAATGGTGTAGTGGAAGCCTTCAAAAAAATCGGAAATATTGAAATTCCGATCATTGTAAGATTACAAGGGACAAATGCTGAAGAAGCAGCTAAAATCATTAATGAAAGTGGTTTGGCAGTAGAATCTGCAATAGTTTTAAAAGATGCAGCACTAAAAGTTCAAGCTGCACTGAAATAGTATTAGCATTCGTAGCTCAACTGGATAGAGCACCAGATTTCGGCTCTGGGGGTTGAGGGTTCGACTCCTTCCGAGTGCGCTAAGTCTTCTGAACGTCATCAGAAGACTTTTTTTTGCTCTATTTTATGTTAAATTTGAATTCCTCTTCCGAGATTATTTTGCTCTCAGCCACCATTTAATTAGCTTTGTACTAATTGAGATTATCTCGATGCGAAAAATTACTTTCATCTTATGCCTTTTTATAGCGTTTGTTGACATAGCAGATGCTCAAAGTTTCTACTCCAGAAGAAGAGACCGTCTATGGATGGCTTCTTATGGACTTGGACTTGCTACCTATCATGGAGACATGCACGACGTGCTTTATGATGGATTCTCTAGTGCCTCTGGATGGAGCCTAAATGGCGGAATCCGTAGAAAGTTTGGCTCTCAACTCTCTTTAAGACTTGACCTTAACTATTATCAAATCGGTGGCGATGACGCCGAAGGTGGTGCTAACGCAATCATTAACCGACCAGGTGGAAGAGCTTCGGGTGAAAATGATACTCGATTTATCAGAAATTTAAATTTCCGTTCTCGGAACCTAGAATTATCTTTATTAGCAGTATTTAACCTAATTCCAGTTGATGGAAGCTATACAAGACGCCCTGTCGTGAATCCATACTTACTTTTTGGTATAGGAAGAACCACAAATAGACCGAAAACATATCTGCCAGGCGATCAAGGGAATTATTCGGTGAATTTATGGGAAATACAAACTGAAGCTGCCGCTCCTGTTTCATCCTACCCTAAAGCTGTTACTGTTATTCCTTTCGGAGTTGGTCTAAGAATAAAGGCTAGTCGACAAATAGACATTTTATTGGAAGGAGCTAGAAGGTTTACATTTACCGATTATTTAGATGACGTCGCAACTGTTTACCCAAGTATTAGCGAAGTTATTGAGTGGAATGGAGGGCCAGGATCTGAACAAGCTAATATAGCTGCACAAATCTACGACAGGTCTGTAGAAGGAGGTTTTGAGGCTAGATTGAAGGGGAATACACGAGGAAGAGAAAATAACGATGCGTACTATATCTTCTCAATAAGGCTTGAATTCTACTTGCCAGATAACTTCCTTTCAGAATTATTATCACCATCAAGAAGGAAGCCTAAGTTCAGGTAAGAACTTTTACCAAATCGTACTTATTAGTCCAAAACTTCGAAACGAGAAGCTTTACTCTTGTATTCTATTATTAGAGATTTAAGCTGCCCAACTAATTCAAAGTCTTTTGTTTCCTTTTCTTCGTTAAGAAGGTTGCTTAATGCATCAAAATCTGTTTTGACATCAGCAAAGTCCACCTTACGCGTATTGGCGATCATGATTTTTGGATGGTGTGTCGCCATATTGTTTTCTTCATCACCAAGAAGTTCTTCAAAAAGCTTCTCCCCCGGCCTCAAGCCTGTGAATGATATCTCAATATCTTTTCCTTCAACCAAGCCCGAGAGTTGAATCATCCTTTTGGCCAAGTCTACAATTTTAACGGACTTACCCATATCAAAGACAAAGATCTCACCACCAGTACCCATAGTAGCAGCTTCAAGAACAAGACTACAGGCTTCAGGAATAGTCATGAAGTAACGTGTGATATCGGGATGCGTAACGGTAATTGGCCCTCCTTTTTGTATTTGCTTCTTAAAAATCGGAATCACTGAACCGTTAGATCCTAAAACGTTTCCAAATCTAGTCGTAATAAAGCTTACGTTAGATTTACCTACCGTACTCAACAGCTCATTTAACGACTGAACATAGATTTCTGCGGCCCGTTTTGTAGCCCCCATTACACTAGTTGGATTCACCGCTTTGTCAGTAGAAATCATGACAAACTTTTGTACTTCAAACTCAACTGAAATATCCGCCAAGTTCTTAGTCCCCATAATATTACAGGCTATAGCCTCGGAAACATTTATTTCCATCATCGGTACATGCTTATAAGCCGCAGCGTGAAATACTATATCTGGTTTATGAATAGAAAAGCACTCTCTAATGCGATTTAAATTTGTAACATCAGCTATAAAACAGGTCAAGCGGTCCTGCATATTGATTATACCTCGAATTTCATTTTCAATCTCGAATAACCCTGTCTCTGATTGATCTAGCAGTACAACTTTTGCAGGTTCATACCTGACAAGTTGCCTCACTATTTCTGCCCCAATAGACCCAGCAGCACCCGTCACGAGGATTGATTTCCCATTTACTTCCTTAGAAACATATTGATTGTTTAACACAATCATATTTCGGCCTAGTAGATCTTCAATTCTAACTTCTTTAATCTGAGAAATATCAAATTCACCACCAATCCACTGATCTGCCGTAGGAACTGTTGATACTTTAATACCAAATTCTAGACACTTATCTACAAGGTCATTTTTACGTTCTAATGAAATTTTGGAAGCTGCAATAATCAATTCAGTAGGTCCATACTTCATGACTACCTTTTGGAATTCCTCTATCGCCGAAAATATCTTTACACCAGAAAGTATATTCCCAATCTTCCGATCGTTGTCCTCTAAGAAACCGACAACCTTGATGTTCGAACTGGTATCATTGTCCAAAAGTTGCTTAGTAAGCATTCCGGATTGGCCAGCCCCCATGATCAAAATTTTGCGTTGCGCTTTTGGAACAGTTCTATAGAAAGCGAAGAGTTCTTTCACCAGGAGTCGATAACTTATGGTGGCAACAAGTGATGCTAGAAAGGCTATCACAGCAACAGAATTTGGAACAGAATTCTTGGAGATATAATTGACCGCCAAAACTATGAGCAGGGTCAGTAAATTGGCGTAAAATACACGAACAGTATCTTGAGTACCAGTATACCTGATTATTCCTGCAAAACTGCGAGTAAGCAATGAGCTGATTAAACCAGCAGCTGTAAAAATTATAATGCCTCTTACAAAATCGTATTCATAAAGCTGATCTAATTGAAAATTTAGCCTCAAAAGGTAGGCTGCAAGCGCCGAAAAGGAGAATACCATTAAATCGATGAATACAATGATCCACCTAGGCAATACATTTAATGTCTTTATTCTACTAATCATCTATTACTTAGCGTATTTTCGATATTCTCCTTTATCCGAGACAACTCTTCTTCACCCAAGTTAGAACCAGAAGGTAAACAAAGACCATTTTGAAACAATGTTTCTGATACGTGACCACCATAAAACGGATAAGATTCAAAAATTGGTTGCTTATGCATAGGCTTCCACAAAGGTCTTGATTCGATATTATCCTCTAGCATTCTAAGCCTCAGCGTCTCTCTGTCGATTCCTGCATTTTCTGTATTTATATTAACCGCTGTAAGCCAATGGTTAGAAAAGAACTTATCATTTGGTTCAGTCAATACATCAATACCATCGATATCTTCAAATATCCCCTTATAAAACTGGTTAATCTCTCGCCTTTTCTGAACCCATTCGTCGAGCACTATCATTTGCCCTCTTCCTATACCTGCGACAACGTTTGACATTCTATAGTTGTATCCTATTTCGCTATGCTGGTAATGAACAGCGTTATCTCTGGCTTGAGTAGCTAGGAATCTTGCTTTTTGAATCCATTTCTGGTTGTTAGAAAGTAGCGCTCCCCCCCCAGAAGTTGTAATTATTTTATTGCCATTAAATGAGAAAACGCTCAAATCACCAAATGAACCCAGCTTTTTATCGCCATAAGATGAGCCTAATGCTTCCGCAGCATCTTCTATGATCGGAATTTCAAATTCTTGACAAACAGATATTATTTCATCCAGCTTGGCAGGCATACCATAAAGATGAACTAGAATTAACGCCTTAGGCTTTCTACCCTTAGAAATCCTATCCAGTATTGCTTCTTTCAAGGCCAAAGGATCAATGTTCCAAGTATCTGATTCACTGTCTATCATGATAGGGACAGCACCTTGATAGACAATAGGGTTAATCGAGCCAGAAAATGTAAAACTCGAGACTAAGACTTCGTCACCTCGTTCAATACCCAAGATGATTAATGCTAAGTGAATTGCCGCTGTACCGCTTGTCAATACTGCGGCATGCTCCACACCAGAGTAATCTTGTAAATCAGTCTCAAAACCGTCTACGTTTGGACCCAGGGGTGCTACCCAGTTTGAATCAAATGCCGACTGCACAAAGTTCTGCTCGTGCCCACTCATGTGGGGTGAAGACAGCCAAATCCTTGGTTTTTCACTCATTATATCTAATTATTCGGCCAGGATTTCCGACTACAACAGCTCGATCTGGAACATCTTCAATTATTACTGATCCACCACCGATTGTGACCCACTTTCCAATTTTTAGATTAGGTAAAACTGTGGCCCCTGCACCGATTTGCGTCCCCTCACCTACTTCAATTGTTCCGCATAAAGTCGCATTGGGTGAAACATGTACAAAGTCTTTCAAATCACAATCGTGATCT
It encodes the following:
- the sucC gene encoding ADP-forming succinate--CoA ligase subunit beta — its product is MNIHEYQAKELLKGYGVKIQEGIVADSPADATNAAKKLNEMTGTSWYVLKAQIHAGGRGKGKVQETGSNGVVLAKSLDEVAPKSEAILGGTLVTHQTGPEGKKVNKILIAQDVYYPGDSEPKEYYLSILLDRAKGCNVIMASTEGGMDIETVAEETPEKIIKEWIDPNVGLQGFQARKVAFKLGLEGQAMKEMVKFIFSLYKAYENSDASQFEINPVLKTSDNQILAVDAKVNLDDNGLFRHKDLLELRDVTEEDPAEVEAGEYGLSYVKLDGNVGCMVNGAGLAMATMDIIKLSGGEPANFLDVGGTANAETVEAGFRIIMKDPNVKAILINIFGGIVRCDRVANGVVEAFKKIGNIEIPIIVRLQGTNAEEAAKIINESGLAVESAIVLKDAALKVQAALK
- a CDS encoding polysaccharide biosynthesis protein, translated to MISRIKTLNVLPRWIIVFIDLMVFSFSALAAYLLRLNFQLDQLYEYDFVRGIIIFTAAGLISSLLTRSFAGIIRYTGTQDTVRVFYANLLTLLIVLAVNYISKNSVPNSVAVIAFLASLVATISYRLLVKELFAFYRTVPKAQRKILIMGAGQSGMLTKQLLDNDTSSNIKVVGFLEDNDRKIGNILSGVKIFSAIEEFQKVVMKYGPTELIIAASKISLERKNDLVDKCLEFGIKVSTVPTADQWIGGEFDISQIKEVRIEDLLGRNMIVLNNQYVSKEVNGKSILVTGAAGSIGAEIVRQLVRYEPAKVVLLDQSETGLFEIENEIRGIINMQDRLTCFIADVTNLNRIRECFSIHKPDIVFHAAAYKHVPMMEINVSEAIACNIMGTKNLADISVEFEVQKFVMISTDKAVNPTSVMGATKRAAEIYVQSLNELLSTVGKSNVSFITTRFGNVLGSNGSVIPIFKKQIQKGGPITVTHPDITRYFMTIPEACSLVLEAATMGTGGEIFVFDMGKSVKIVDLAKRMIQLSGLVEGKDIEISFTGLRPGEKLFEELLGDEENNMATHHPKIMIANTRKVDFADVKTDFDALSNLLNEEKETKDFELVGQLKSLIIEYKSKASRFEVLD
- a CDS encoding aminotransferase class I/II-fold pyridoxal phosphate-dependent enzyme, whose amino-acid sequence is MSEKPRIWLSSPHMSGHEQNFVQSAFDSNWVAPLGPNVDGFETDLQDYSGVEHAAVLTSGTAAIHLALIILGIERGDEVLVSSFTFSGSINPIVYQGAVPIMIDSESDTWNIDPLALKEAILDRISKGRKPKALILVHLYGMPAKLDEIISVCQEFEIPIIEDAAEALGSSYGDKKLGSFGDLSVFSFNGNKIITTSGGGALLSNNQKWIQKARFLATQARDNAVHYQHSEIGYNYRMSNVVAGIGRGQMIVLDEWVQKRREINQFYKGIFEDIDGIDVLTEPNDKFFSNHWLTAVNINTENAGIDRETLRLRMLEDNIESRPLWKPMHKQPIFESYPFYGGHVSETLFQNGLCLPSGSNLGEEELSRIKENIENTLSNR